Below is a genomic region from Acidobacteriota bacterium.
CTGGTCTCGGATGTCCCGCCGGACAGCCGGATCATGGAAGAGGAGATCTTCGGCCCCCTCCTGCCCATGGTCAGCTTCACCGACATCGGTGAGGCCATCGCGCTGGTCAACAGCAAGCCCAAACCCCTGTCGTTGTACGTGTTCAGCCGCAGCCAGCCGAACATCGATCGCGTGCTGACCGAGACGTCGGCCGGCGACACGTGCATCAATCACACCGTGATCCACTTCCTGCACTTGAACCTGCCCTTTGGCGGCGTCAACAACAGCGGCATCGGCAAGAGCCACGGCGTCTTCGGGTTCACAGCGTTCTCGCACGCGCGATCGGTGCTGCGCGACAGGTGTAGCATCGTGCACTGGATGTTTCCGCCGTACACCGCGCGTGTGCGCAAGCTGATTGCGTTAACGCTGAAGTGGTTTACCTAGAAATGACCGCCGGGTCCCGACGAGGCGGGAAATGGTCGTCGGCCAACTGTCGTCCCGCACAGAGCCCCCGTTGCCGGTGATGGCCGCGACGGCCGGCGACGGACTGTCCTTGACGGCCGGCGCTATTCGCGCGACACTTGGATCTGGCAGGACGCCTAGGGGTGGCCTAACGATACGGCCTGAGATCACACCCTCGAACCTGAACCGGGTAGTACCGGCGTAGGGAAGGCGATCGGGAGCCTGGGCTCCCCATCGATTCGAGAACTCCCCAAAGCATCCATTTCACTCGTTCAGCATGAGATTCGTGCCTGACGAGAGAAGGGGTGACCATGAAGACATGTCGATCATCGTTCAGAGCGCGCGCCGGGGTCGCGCTGCTATTCGCGATTGCCGCGAGCCTCGCCGGAGTGGCGGCAGCGCAGGAGTCCACCATCACGATTCACGGAACAGTCCGTACGGCTGCCGGCTCTCCGCTTGCCGCGGCGGTCGTGTCAGCGGAGAACGGAGCCAAGACGACGACCGACGAGGCGGGCCGGTTCGCCCTGACTCTGGCGCGCGGACGGCACGATCTGCGCGTGACGCATCCGACGTATGTGCCGGCCAGAAAGACCCTCAATGTCGAAGGGCGACTCGACAACGTCGACCTGGTCCTCGAGCCGCTGGCCCGGTTCACGGAGAACGTCGTGGTCGCGGCCGTGCGGGCGGACGCCGAAGCGCCAATCACCAAGCGCGATCTCGATCGGCAAGAAATCGAATCGCTGAACTCGGGGCAGGAAATGCCGTACCTGTTGAAGCAGGTGCCCTCGCTCACGCAGTACTCCGACGCCGGCTCCCCAACCGGCTACTCGTACCTCTACCTGCGTGGGATCCCCCAGACACGGATGAACATCACGTTTGATGGCGCCCCGCTCAGTGAGCCCGAGGACTCGGCGTTCTACTTCTCCAACTTCGGCGATTTCGCAAACGCTGTTCAGAGCATCCAGGTGCAGCGGGGGGTCGGCACGTCCACGGTCGGCACGGCCTCGTTTGTCGGATCCATCAACTTTGCCAGCATCGACCTCAAGGATAAACCCGAGGCCGACATCCGAATGAGCAGCGGTTCGTTCGGCACCAACCACGTGAGTGCGGCCGGGCAATCCGGCAGGCTGGGTGGAGGGTTCAAGCTCTATGGCCAGGCGGCCTACCAGGACTCGAACGGCTTCCGTGAGCATTCCGGCGTGAACCAGCAAAGCGTGTACGCAGGGGCCACGCGCGATTCGGACGCGTCCTTCTTCAAGGTTTTCGGTTTTCTTGGGCACGAGCGCACCAACCTGGCGTTTCTCGCGGCTGACGAAGACACACTGAAGCAGGATCGACGCGTCAACCCGCTGGGCCCGGATGAGCGCGACGATTTCGTGCAAGGTTTTGTGAACGCTCAATACCATCGCGCGCTTGGCCCGTCGGCGGAACTGTCGATCCAGGGGTACTACAACGGAGCAGGTGGCTGGTATCGCCTCCGTGATGCGTCGATCGGGCTATTGCAGTACGGGCTCGACTGGCGCAATCTCGGCGCGATGGCGACGTTCCACGCGACGCGCAATGGGCTCGACTTCAGCTGGGGCGCCCATGTCAGTACCTTCGAGAGCCAACACAACCGCGACATCGTCGGTGGCCTGCACGAATACACCAACCACGGCTTCAAGAACGAGATCAACAGTTTCGCCAAGGTGATCTCCACGAAAGGGCGCTGGCATCACTACGCCGATCTCCAGGTTCGGTGGGCCCGCTTCCGCTACGACGGCGTTGCTCCGCTGGGCTCGGTCGGCTGGACGTTCTTCAATCCCAAAATCGGCACACGTGTCGACCTCGGACACGGCGCAAGCCTCTACGGATCGGTGGGCCGGGCGGGCCGGGAACCTGGCAGAAGCGACATGCTGCAAGGCGAGGATAACGCCAGCGTGCCTTACGATCTCAGGGCCGTTTTGCCGGAACGGGTCGTCAACGTCGAGTCGGGCGTCGGCTTCTCGCGTCCCGGCTTCACCGCACAGATCAACGCCTACTTCATGGAGTTCAGGCACGAGATCGCGCAAACAGGCGAACTGTCCGAGATCGGATTGCCGCTGCGCCGCAACGTGGACCGCAGCTTCAGACGCGGCGTCGAGATCGACCTGACATGGCGGCCGTGGTCGTCGCTCCGGCTGCGTCACACGGCCACCTACAGCTACAACCGTATCCGGACCTGGACGCAGTTCTACGACATCTACGACACGGCTGGCACGTGGCTGACGACCACCAGCCTCGCGCACACCAACGTCACACCGCTGCTGACGCCATCGGTGCTGGCGAGTGCGTCGGCTGACTATTCGCCCGCATCGTGGCTCACCGTGAGCGGGGCGGGGCGCTATGTCGGTCAGTCGCACCTCGACAACACCGGGAACCCGGCATTCGTCGCAAAGGGGTTCTTCGGCCTCGACGCCGTGGCGTCGATCAATCTCGCGCGGGTTCTAGGCTTCGCGGCTCGAACTGCGCCACGACTGCGGATCCAGATGGACAATGTCCTCGACAACCGGAACATGCTTCCGAGTGGATACAGCTACTTGTTCTTCACCGAGGGCGCCGCCGGGCGGCTGGAGCCTGGCGGCACCAGGTACTACTACCCGCTTGCCACCCGGAGCATCATGGTGATGCTCGACTTGAAGTTGTGAAGACACCCAATGGGCCCGTTTGAAATCGTCGGCGTCGTCACCGGCATTCTCGGCGTGTGGCTGACGACGCGCCAGAAGATCTGGTGCTGGCCCGTTGGGCTCGTTTCTGTCATTGCGTTCATCGTCGTCTTCTTCGAGGCGAAGTTGTACGCCGCCATGGGGCTCCAGGTCGTCTACGTGGTCCTGGCTTCCTACGGCTGGTACGCGTGGCTCCACGGCGGAACCGACCACGGCGAGTTGCGGGTCTCGCGCATTTCGAATCGAATTCTGGTGCCGTTGACGGCTTTGGGATTGGCATCGACCGCGCTCCTGGGTGTCTGGCTCCAGCGCCGCACCGACGAAGCGCTGCCCTTTCTCGACGCCTTCACCACGTCGTTCAGCCTGGTCGCCCAGTGGATGCAGACGCGCAAGCACCTGGAGAACTGGTCGCTCTGGGTCGTGGTCGACCTGATCTACATCAGCATGAGTCTGACCCAGGGTCTGAGGCTGACGGCGGGCCTGTATGCCGTTTACGTCGTCCTGGCGCTTCTCGGCTACCGCGACTGGCGCCGGTCAATGACGGTGGCCCGGGAGCCGGCATGAGCGCCTGGCCGCTCGTCGTTGTGCTCACCGGCTCGGAGTGCACCGGGAAGACAACGCTCGCCGGTGACCTGGCGGTATATTTCGGGGCACCCTCGTCGCCGGAGTACGTCCGCGAGTACCTCGACCGCAAGGGCACGCCGCTCGACGCGTCGGATGTGTCGTCGATCGCACACGGACAGATGCGCGTCGAGGACGAAGCGGCCTCGTCTGCGTCGCGTCTGGTCATCAGAGACACCGACCTCATCAGCACCGTGGTCTACAGCCGGCACTACAATGGCGCGTGTCCGCCGTGGATCGCTGATGCAGCGAAGCAGCGGTTGGCGGACCTGTACCTCTTGCTGCACCCGGATGTGCCGTGGCAGGCGGATGGCCTCCAGCACGACAGGCCCGAGCAACGAGCTGACATGCACGAGCTTTTCCGCCGGCAACTGGATGTGTCCGGCGCTCGCGTCGTCGACATTGTTGGATCGTGGGAGACGCGCCGGGAGACTGCGATTGAGGCTGTCACGCAGGCGGTCGCCCGAGCCTTGTCGGCCGCGTCGTCGGCTTGAACGGACGCGTCGGTCTATGCGAGGTTCCCGTTCTGCCTCGTCTTCAAGAAGTCACACCACTTGTCCATCCCTGCGCCTGTCTGTGCCGACACTTCGAAGATCCTGGCGTTCGGACTGACGCGGCGGATGTTCTCGAGGGCCGAGGCGCGGTCGAAGTCGACGTGCGGCGCCAGGTCGGTCTTCGTGATGACCACAACGTGGGCATGGCGGAACATCGGCGGGTACTTGAGCGGCTTGTCCTCGCCCTCCGTGACCGAGAGCAGCGCCACCCGCAGGTCCTCACCGAGATCGAACTCGGCCGGACACACGAGGTTCCCCACGTTCTCAATGATCAAGATGTCCAACGTCTTCGCATCAAGCTGCCCCACGGCGCGCGCGATCATCTCGGCGTCCAGGTGGCAGAGCGTTCCGGTGGAAATCTGGACGACCGGCGCTCCGGTCGTGCGCAGCCGCCGCGCGTCGTTGTCGGTCTCCAGGTCGCCGACGATGACACCCACGCGTGCGGCAGGTTGCAGCCGCTCGATCGTCTTCTGAAGCAGCGCCGTCTTGCCCGACCCGGGAGACGAGACGACGTTCAGCGTGAGCAGGCCCAGTGCCTTGAAGAAGCCGCGGTTGCGCTCGGCCATTCGGTCGTTGGCCGCAAAGACGGACTGGTGCACCGCGATCTCACGAGAACCCCGCGCGAGTCCGTCTTCCAGTGGATGGTCGTGCTCGTGGCTATGGGCGTGAGGATGCCCGTGGTCATGCTGGTGCGGATTAGCGTGATCTTGTTCAGCGTTGTGGACGTGCGGGTGTTCGTCGTCGTGCGCCCGGCTGTGGTCGTGGCCAGCCTCGACAAGCGGCGACGGCACCTGGTCGGCCGGCTTGCCATCAATCCTGGTCGGACCCGGACGGCCGCATCCGCATTCGACGCACATGACTAATCGATCTCCAGCGATACGACGTCGAGTTCCCGGCCCCGCCGCATCTCGAAGCTGGGCACGTGGCACGTCGGACAGCCGCCGATCAGATCGTCGGCTTCGAACTCGTCGGCGCACGTCATACACCAGAAGGCGCCAGGCACGAATTCAACGACGAGCCGCGCTTCCGCGGCCAGTGTGTCCCCGCGCAGCACGGTGAACGCGTGGTCCAGCGCTTCGGAGACGACGCCCGTCATCCGGCCGACCCGCATCCGAATCTCGCGAATGCGCACGGCGCCAGCCGATCGGGCCTGTGACTCGGCAATCTCGAGAACCGACTGCATGATCCCCACTTCGTGCACGGCAATTCTGATTCTATACCCCGGACGCGACCATCAGTCCGCCGTCGGGGCACGGCATGCCGTGCCCCTACCGGGCAAGCAGGGTAGAATTCCAAGCACATGGTTGTCCTCAAGATCCCCGGGGGTCTCGCGCTCTCGACCTTCCGCCTCGACAAGCTCAATCGACTCGTTCGCGCGCAGGAGCCGGGCCTTGAGATTCGATCGGCCCGGTTCTGGCACTTCGTCGAGACGGCTCGGAGCCTGACGCAATCGGAAAGCGACACACTGACGAAGTTGCTGACCTACGGCGGCGTTGCGCCAGAGCCTGTCGGCCGCCCGATCCTGGTCACGCCACGATTCGGAACGATTTCTCCGTGGTCGTCGAAGGCCACGGACATTGCGAAGCAGTGCAGGCTCGATGCGGTCAAGCGCGTCGAGCGAGGTACCGCATTCGACGTCGAGGGCACCGGGGCGGTGTGCGCCATCTTCCCGCTGCTGCACGATCGGATGACAGAGACGATCATCGGCAGCATCGATGAAGCCGCCGGCCTCTTTCATCACTCTGCGCCGAAGCCGCTGACGCTGGTGGATGTCCTCGGGCGCGGGCGCTCGGCGCTCGACGAAGCCAATGCCGCCTTCGGCCTCGCCCTCGCGCCGGACGAAATTGACTACCTGGTGGCGTACTTCACAAGCCACCGGCGCAATCCGACCGACGTGGAGCTCACGATGTTCGCGCAGGCGAACTCGGAACACTGCCGCCACAAGATCTTCAACGCGTCCTGGATCATCGACGGCCAGCCCCGCGCCGAAACACTGTTCGGGATGATCCGGAAGACGCATCAGGCGCACCCGCAAGGGACGGTCGTGGCGTATTCCGACAACGCCGCCGTCATGGAAGGACGCCGGGTGCGCCGGTTCTTCGCGGACCCGGATACCGGCCGCTACCTCTACCGGGAGACCGATCTCCACACGCTGATGAAAGTGGAGACACACAATCATCCGACGGCGATTTCGCCGTTTCCCGGAGCGGCCACCGGATCGGGCGGCGAAATCCGCGACGAGGGCGCTACCGGCCGCGGTTCCAAGCCCAAGGCGGGTCTCTGCGGCTTCTCGGTGTCACACTTGCGCATTCCCGGGCACGAGCGGCCATGGGAGGGTCCGGAATCGAGGCCCGGCCGCATCAGTTCGCCGCTGGCCATCATGATTGACGGCC
It encodes:
- a CDS encoding TonB-dependent receptor, which translates into the protein MKTCRSSFRARAGVALLFAIAASLAGVAAAQESTITIHGTVRTAAGSPLAAAVVSAENGAKTTTDEAGRFALTLARGRHDLRVTHPTYVPARKTLNVEGRLDNVDLVLEPLARFTENVVVAAVRADAEAPITKRDLDRQEIESLNSGQEMPYLLKQVPSLTQYSDAGSPTGYSYLYLRGIPQTRMNITFDGAPLSEPEDSAFYFSNFGDFANAVQSIQVQRGVGTSTVGTASFVGSINFASIDLKDKPEADIRMSSGSFGTNHVSAAGQSGRLGGGFKLYGQAAYQDSNGFREHSGVNQQSVYAGATRDSDASFFKVFGFLGHERTNLAFLAADEDTLKQDRRVNPLGPDERDDFVQGFVNAQYHRALGPSAELSIQGYYNGAGGWYRLRDASIGLLQYGLDWRNLGAMATFHATRNGLDFSWGAHVSTFESQHNRDIVGGLHEYTNHGFKNEINSFAKVISTKGRWHHYADLQVRWARFRYDGVAPLGSVGWTFFNPKIGTRVDLGHGASLYGSVGRAGREPGRSDMLQGEDNASVPYDLRAVLPERVVNVESGVGFSRPGFTAQINAYFMEFRHEIAQTGELSEIGLPLRRNVDRSFRRGVEIDLTWRPWSSLRLRHTATYSYNRIRTWTQFYDIYDTAGTWLTTTSLAHTNVTPLLTPSVLASASADYSPASWLTVSGAGRYVGQSHLDNTGNPAFVAKGFFGLDAVASINLARVLGFAARTAPRLRIQMDNVLDNRNMLPSGYSYLFFTEGAAGRLEPGGTRYYYPLATRSIMVMLDLKL
- the pnuC gene encoding nicotinamide riboside transporter PnuC, with the protein product MGPFEIVGVVTGILGVWLTTRQKIWCWPVGLVSVIAFIVVFFEAKLYAAMGLQVVYVVLASYGWYAWLHGGTDHGELRVSRISNRILVPLTALGLASTALLGVWLQRRTDEALPFLDAFTTSFSLVAQWMQTRKHLENWSLWVVVDLIYISMSLTQGLRLTAGLYAVYVVLALLGYRDWRRSMTVAREPA
- a CDS encoding ATP-binding protein gives rise to the protein MSAWPLVVVLTGSECTGKTTLAGDLAVYFGAPSSPEYVREYLDRKGTPLDASDVSSIAHGQMRVEDEAASSASRLVIRDTDLISTVVYSRHYNGACPPWIADAAKQRLADLYLLLHPDVPWQADGLQHDRPEQRADMHELFRRQLDVSGARVVDIVGSWETRRETAIEAVTQAVARALSAASSA
- the hypB gene encoding hydrogenase nickel incorporation protein HypB, which translates into the protein MHQSVFAANDRMAERNRGFFKALGLLTLNVVSSPGSGKTALLQKTIERLQPAARVGVIVGDLETDNDARRLRTTGAPVVQISTGTLCHLDAEMIARAVGQLDAKTLDILIIENVGNLVCPAEFDLGEDLRVALLSVTEGEDKPLKYPPMFRHAHVVVITKTDLAPHVDFDRASALENIRRVSPNARIFEVSAQTGAGMDKWCDFLKTRQNGNLA
- the hypA gene encoding hydrogenase maturation nickel metallochaperone HypA, which translates into the protein MGIMQSVLEIAESQARSAGAVRIREIRMRVGRMTGVVSEALDHAFTVLRGDTLAAEARLVVEFVPGAFWCMTCADEFEADDLIGGCPTCHVPSFEMRRGRELDVVSLEID